One Pleurocapsa sp. PCC 7327 DNA segment encodes these proteins:
- a CDS encoding tetratricopeptide repeat protein gives MLERVVEAIERRDCERANRLLQDLKQQEPDHPWIAFYSARLAEASGNLAVAEQGYREVLCNATNPKIISQARQGIERLVQIERQQRQQERDRAMAEPGSQKPAVLVLEAIDPELRQSAAKKFAKIMNLDLYIARLQLPTRSWRLYRTGSLGELRFYSAAIAAAEIPCFCLPISRINAIEVYKVRYFQSALATATVICQEKNGRSVAIDFDWSQVSQRVEVLLPLFEKCVDRDVRGRLIRKTQIQDYVKVCDLHLPGRNAIVRLWDRGYQFHEGIIFFDRQRSADGQTTLSEKWNHLMQFLQQQLATIPVWSDFNAFAGMARDFSDTLKLIDPQIDLFRREETDWDNTFQLYSGLVLLSSSRTPKPIR, from the coding sequence ATGCTTGAACGAGTTGTCGAGGCGATCGAGCGTCGAGATTGCGAACGTGCCAACCGATTACTACAAGACCTAAAACAGCAAGAACCGGATCATCCTTGGATTGCATTTTATAGCGCTCGCCTAGCGGAAGCTAGCGGCAATCTAGCAGTCGCAGAGCAAGGATATCGGGAAGTGTTGTGCAATGCTACCAACCCTAAAATTATCTCGCAAGCTCGTCAGGGGATCGAGCGGTTAGTCCAAATCGAACGGCAACAACGACAGCAGGAACGCGATCGCGCCATGGCAGAACCGGGGAGTCAAAAACCAGCCGTGTTAGTGCTAGAAGCGATCGACCCCGAATTGAGGCAAAGCGCTGCCAAAAAATTTGCCAAAATTATGAATCTCGACCTCTATATCGCTCGCTTACAACTGCCGACTCGCTCTTGGCGATTATATCGCACGGGTTCTTTGGGAGAACTGCGATTCTATAGCGCTGCGATCGCCGCCGCAGAAATTCCCTGTTTCTGCCTGCCAATTAGCCGAATTAACGCGATCGAGGTCTACAAAGTGCGATACTTTCAATCGGCACTCGCCACAGCTACAGTTATTTGTCAAGAGAAAAACGGTCGCTCGGTAGCGATCGATTTCGATTGGTCGCAAGTGAGTCAACGAGTAGAAGTATTACTTCCCTTATTTGAAAAATGCGTCGATCGCGATGTTAGGGGTAGACTGATTCGCAAAACGCAAATTCAGGATTACGTCAAAGTCTGCGACCTGCATTTACCAGGGAGAAATGCCATTGTGCGGCTATGGGATCGAGGATATCAGTTTCACGAAGGGATAATCTTTTTCGATCGACAACGGTCTGCCGACGGACAAACGACACTGAGCGAAAAGTGGAATCATCTAATGCAATTTTTGCAGCAGCAACTTGCAACCATTCCTGTCTGGTCAGACTTTAACGCTTTTGCAGGCATGGCAAGAGATTTTTCAGATACGCTCAAACTCATCGATCCGCAGATCGATCTATTTCGTCGAGAAGAAACCGACTGGGATAACACCTTTCAACTGTATAGCGGTCTAGTATTGTTGAGTTCTTCTCGCACTCCGAAGCCAATACGGTGA
- a CDS encoding 16S rRNA (uracil(1498)-N(3))-methyltransferase: MVYRLVIDSAQQQNEKIHLTSQQQHYLSRVLRLRKDDRFVAMDGRGKSWVARLVGTSAQIIEPLSESTELPIAVTLMTALPKGNGFEEIVRCCTELGTMAFMPTISDRTLLNPSTNKLERWRKIATEAAEQSERQIVPVVLEPIDFAKALIEVDDLETDRYICVTRIEANHLLTYLREKPPKNNLVIATGPEGGWTEAEVKGAIAAGFAPVSLGRRILRAITAPIVAVSVVAASVEQPITNQ, from the coding sequence ATGGTTTATCGCTTAGTTATCGACTCCGCACAACAACAAAACGAGAAAATTCATCTTACTTCCCAACAGCAACATTACCTCAGTCGAGTTTTGCGATTGCGGAAAGACGATCGCTTTGTGGCAATGGACGGACGGGGAAAATCTTGGGTCGCTCGATTGGTAGGAACGTCGGCACAGATTATCGAACCCCTGAGCGAGTCTACAGAATTACCCATTGCCGTAACCCTAATGACAGCCTTGCCCAAAGGCAATGGATTTGAGGAGATCGTGCGCTGCTGCACCGAATTAGGGACAATGGCTTTTATGCCAACTATTAGCGATCGCACGTTACTCAACCCCAGCACGAATAAATTGGAACGCTGGCGCAAAATCGCCACCGAAGCCGCCGAACAGTCCGAGAGGCAAATCGTTCCAGTGGTTTTAGAGCCGATTGACTTTGCCAAAGCTTTAATAGAAGTGGACGATTTAGAAACCGATCGCTATATTTGTGTTACTCGCATAGAAGCCAACCACTTACTCACCTACCTTCGGGAGAAACCGCCAAAAAACAATCTCGTCATTGCCACCGGGCCCGAAGGCGGATGGACGGAAGCAGAAGTAAAAGGAGCGATCGCGGCTGGTTTTGCGCCAGTTTCTCTCGGTCGTCGGATCCTAAGAGCGATAACCGCTCCGATTGTGGCTGTCTCTGTCGTTGCCGCTAGTGTCGAGCAACCAATAACTAACCAGTAA
- the mdh gene encoding malate dehydrogenase, which translates to MNAPSSSYTPPHCKSPLVTVIGAGNVGRTLTQRIAEKNLADVVLIDIVEGLPQGIALDLMAAQGIELHDSKIIGTNNYEDTVGSDIVVITAGLARKPGMSRDDLIYTNAKIVADVAQKAIKYSPNAQFIVITNPLDAMTYLTWKATGLPAFQVMGMAGVLDSSRLQTFIAMELGVCTADVSTMVLGGHGDLMLPLIRYCTVRGVPIAELMDEKTIERLVERTRHGGAEVVKLLQTGGAYYAPASSGCLMVEAILRDRSRLLPAAAYLQGQYGLDDIFLGVPCRLGCRGVESILEVKLTDEEQKALHASADSVRQNIKIAMEVLG; encoded by the coding sequence ATGAACGCTCCCTCTTCCTCATACACCCCACCTCATTGCAAATCTCCCCTCGTGACCGTTATCGGTGCTGGCAACGTGGGGAGAACTTTAACTCAGCGAATTGCTGAAAAAAATCTAGCAGATGTCGTCCTTATCGATATCGTCGAAGGATTGCCCCAGGGAATAGCCCTAGATTTAATGGCAGCTCAAGGGATAGAATTACACGACAGTAAGATTATCGGCACTAATAACTATGAGGATACTGTCGGTTCCGATATTGTGGTCATCACCGCAGGTCTTGCTCGCAAACCGGGAATGAGTCGGGACGATCTCATCTACACCAATGCTAAGATCGTAGCCGACGTAGCCCAAAAAGCCATTAAATATTCCCCCAACGCTCAGTTTATCGTCATCACAAATCCTTTAGACGCGATGACCTATCTGACGTGGAAAGCGACTGGGCTTCCCGCTTTTCAAGTCATGGGAATGGCAGGAGTGCTCGACTCTTCTCGCTTGCAAACCTTTATTGCCATGGAACTGGGAGTTTGTACCGCCGATGTCAGTACGATGGTGCTGGGAGGACACGGGGATTTAATGCTGCCCTTGATTCGTTACTGTACCGTCAGAGGCGTTCCCATTGCCGAACTGATGGATGAGAAAACGATCGAACGGTTAGTAGAGCGAACTCGTCATGGCGGCGCAGAAGTTGTCAAGTTATTGCAAACTGGAGGGGCTTACTATGCCCCTGCCTCTTCTGGTTGCTTGATGGTAGAGGCAATTTTGCGCGATCGGTCCCGCCTTCTCCCGGCGGCTGCCTATCTCCAAGGACAATATGGTTTAGACGATATTTTCCTCGGCGTTCCCTGTCGCTTGGGATGTCGCGGGGTTGAAAGTATTTTAGAAGTGAAGCTGACTGATGAAGAACAAAAGGCATTGCACGCCTCGGCTGACTCGGTTCGCCAGAACATTAAGATAGCGATGGAAGTCTTGGGATAA
- a CDS encoding NAD(P)H-quinone oxidoreductase subunit O: protein MASKIKKGALVRVVRETLENSLEAKASDTRFPSYIFESKGEVVDLNEEYALVKFYVPTPNIWFRIDQLELTE from the coding sequence ATGGCAAGTAAGATCAAGAAAGGTGCTTTAGTTCGTGTTGTTCGGGAAACACTAGAGAATAGCCTAGAGGCAAAAGCAAGCGATACGCGCTTTCCCTCATACATTTTTGAAAGTAAGGGTGAAGTTGTCGATCTTAATGAAGAATATGCCCTGGTTAAGTTCTACGTACCGACACCGAACATTTGGTTTCGCATCGATCAATTAGAACTAACTGAATGA
- a CDS encoding M1 family metallopeptidase → MLRSYFDTEDNERRPFELPGAKPHYNPDRPGQVNHIFLDLVLDIPNKSVRGTCTITLIPVREGINQLTLDAVDLQIDSVLVDNVSQPFDYDRQQLTVRLLNPTENKPIQIAIAYRVENPRRGLYFISPDEHYPNKPVQVWTQGEDEDSRFWFPCFDYPGQLATSEIRVRVPKQFLAISNGGLVSVEEVGEDKIYHWSQKQVHPTYLMTLVVGDFAEIEDKWHGIPVTYYVEKGREADGLRSMGKTPRAIEFFSQKFGYPYPYPKYAQVCVDDFIFGGMENTSTTLLTDRCLLDERAALDNRNTESLVVHELAHQWFGDLVVIKHWSHAWIKEGMATYSEVLWTESEYGKDDAAYYLLGEARNYIDEDSSRYRRPIVTHVYRDAIELYDRHLYEKGACVYHMIRTILGDELFEKAIHTFVRDNAHKTVETVDLLRAIEKATGYNLMFLFDQYVFRGGHPDYKVAYAWDGDSNLAKLTVTQTQAKENKNASKSELFDLKIPIGFGYINNPVQLKTFTLRIHEKEQSFYFPLEKKPDFVSFDAGNNFLKTVTLEYPIPELKAQLKCDPDPISRIHAAAALAKKGGLEVIEALCDTLTQDPVWGVRVEAAKQLAKIKLDQAGTALMKGLQDENARVRRAVVEALGEIKTPECYEALKNVLEKGDASYYVEASAARSLGGIISGTLKEKEGEVIDLLKKVLEERSGWNQVVTSGAIGGLSNLKTSSAAVDIILDYTKLGIPQPLRLASIRALGTISVGQTPDKVEAILERLEAISKESFFLTQVAVTSALGQMETPKAIGILQSLAEQTSDGRVRRLAEEAVEKVQKNLGSDKAIKELREELEKIKQENQELKSRVAELEAKAK, encoded by the coding sequence ATGTTACGCTCCTACTTCGATACGGAAGATAACGAACGCAGACCCTTCGAGTTACCGGGGGCAAAACCGCACTACAATCCCGACCGCCCCGGACAAGTCAACCATATTTTTCTAGATTTAGTTCTCGATATCCCTAACAAAAGCGTTCGGGGAACTTGTACCATCACCTTAATTCCCGTTAGAGAGGGAATTAACCAGCTAACCCTCGATGCAGTCGATTTACAAATTGACTCGGTATTGGTCGATAACGTCAGTCAACCTTTCGACTACGATAGACAACAGCTAACCGTTCGCCTCCTCAATCCCACAGAGAATAAACCAATTCAAATTGCGATCGCCTACCGCGTCGAAAATCCCCGACGCGGACTCTATTTTATCTCCCCAGACGAACATTATCCCAACAAACCCGTCCAAGTTTGGACGCAAGGGGAAGATGAAGACTCCCGTTTCTGGTTCCCCTGTTTCGATTATCCCGGTCAATTAGCTACGTCAGAAATTCGCGTTCGCGTCCCCAAACAATTCCTTGCCATTTCTAACGGAGGACTCGTTTCTGTAGAAGAAGTCGGGGAAGACAAAATTTATCACTGGTCGCAAAAACAAGTCCATCCTACTTATTTGATGACCCTGGTAGTAGGCGATTTTGCTGAAATAGAAGACAAATGGCACGGGATTCCCGTCACCTACTACGTAGAAAAAGGACGGGAAGCAGACGGTCTTCGCAGCATGGGCAAAACCCCTCGCGCGATCGAGTTTTTCTCTCAAAAATTTGGCTACCCCTATCCCTATCCCAAGTACGCCCAAGTCTGCGTGGATGACTTTATTTTTGGCGGGATGGAAAATACTTCTACGACTCTACTGACCGACCGTTGTTTGCTGGACGAACGCGCCGCCCTCGACAACCGCAATACAGAAAGTTTAGTCGTTCACGAACTCGCCCATCAATGGTTTGGGGATCTGGTCGTCATCAAGCATTGGTCGCACGCTTGGATTAAAGAAGGAATGGCGACTTACTCGGAGGTTTTGTGGACAGAATCCGAATACGGGAAAGACGATGCCGCTTACTATCTATTAGGAGAGGCGAGGAACTATATCGATGAGGATTCCTCTCGCTATCGCCGCCCTATCGTCACTCACGTCTATCGAGACGCGATCGAACTGTACGACCGCCATTTGTATGAAAAAGGGGCTTGCGTCTATCATATGATTCGCACGATTTTGGGCGATGAATTATTTGAGAAAGCCATTCATACGTTTGTGCGAGATAACGCCCACAAAACAGTAGAAACGGTCGATTTGTTGCGGGCGATCGAAAAGGCAACCGGATATAATTTAATGTTCCTTTTCGATCAATATGTCTTCCGAGGCGGTCATCCCGACTATAAAGTTGCCTATGCTTGGGATGGAGACAGTAATTTAGCCAAACTAACAGTAACTCAAACCCAAGCCAAAGAAAATAAAAATGCCAGCAAAAGCGAATTATTCGACCTAAAAATTCCCATTGGTTTTGGCTATATTAACAATCCAGTACAACTAAAAACTTTTACCCTACGCATCCATGAGAAAGAACAAAGCTTTTATTTTCCGCTAGAGAAAAAACCCGATTTCGTCAGCTTTGATGCCGGCAATAACTTCCTCAAAACCGTCACTTTAGAGTATCCAATTCCCGAATTAAAAGCCCAACTCAAATGCGATCCCGATCCGATTTCGCGGATTCATGCAGCGGCAGCTTTGGCAAAAAAAGGCGGATTAGAAGTGATTGAAGCCCTCTGTGATACCTTAACTCAAGATCCTGTTTGGGGCGTTCGCGTAGAAGCGGCCAAACAGTTAGCTAAAATCAAATTAGACCAAGCAGGAACGGCTTTAATGAAAGGATTGCAAGACGAAAATGCTAGGGTGCGTCGCGCGGTAGTCGAAGCATTAGGAGAAATTAAAACGCCCGAATGCTATGAAGCCTTAAAAAATGTATTAGAGAAAGGCGATGCCAGTTATTATGTTGAAGCGTCAGCCGCCCGCAGTTTAGGAGGAATAATATCGGGAACTTTGAAAGAAAAAGAAGGAGAAGTTATTGACTTACTCAAGAAAGTCTTAGAAGAACGTTCCGGTTGGAATCAAGTCGTAACTTCCGGTGCAATTGGTGGATTAAGTAATCTCAAAACTTCTTCTGCCGCTGTCGATATTATTCTCGACTATACCAAACTTGGAATTCCTCAACCTTTGCGATTGGCTTCTATTCGTGCGTTAGGAACAATTTCTGTCGGTCAAACTCCCGATAAAGTCGAGGCAATTTTAGAACGATTAGAAGCAATTTCTAAGGAAAGTTTCTTCTTGACTCAAGTTGCGGTTACTTCTGCTTTGGGACAAATGGAAACCCCTAAAGCCATTGGTATCCTTCAATCTTTGGCAGAACAAACGTCCGATGGGAGAGTCCGTCGCCTGGCAGAAGAAGCTGTTGAAAAAGTGCAGAAAAACTTGGGTTCCGATAAAGCCATTAAAGAATTGCGGGAGGAATTAGAGAAAATTAAACAAGAAAATCAAGAACTCAAAAGTCGCGTCGCCGAATTAGAAGCAAAAGCAAAATAA
- a CDS encoding homogentisate phytyltransferase has protein sequence MRQISSTTTKNLLQNPISWLHSLWKFSRPHTIIGTSLSVLALYIIAIANLENSVKLENLWQLLGTWIACLCGNIYIVGLNQLEDVAIDEINKPHLPIAAGEFSRKQGQSIIGITGILALVLAGFLGSWLLVTVSISLVIGTAYSLTPIRLKRFPFWAALCIFTVRGVIVNLGLFLHFRKTLQGQESILPSVWVLTLFILVFTVAIAIFKDVPDMEGDKQYNITTFTLLLGKQAVFNLARWVITLCYLGTILAGIGRIPGVNSGFLVLSHGGLLILLWWRSWEVDLENKNAIAQFYQFIWKLFFLEYLFFPAACILQ, from the coding sequence ATGCGTCAAATTTCTTCAACTACTACCAAAAATCTCTTACAAAATCCTATTTCGTGGCTACACAGTCTTTGGAAATTTTCTCGTCCTCATACCATCATTGGTACTAGCCTTAGCGTTCTTGCTTTATATATCATCGCGATCGCAAACCTTGAGAATTCTGTTAAATTAGAAAATTTATGGCAGCTTTTAGGAACTTGGATTGCTTGTTTGTGCGGCAACATTTATATTGTGGGATTAAATCAACTAGAAGATGTTGCTATTGACGAAATTAATAAACCCCACCTCCCGATTGCCGCAGGAGAATTTTCTCGAAAACAAGGACAGTCGATTATAGGGATTACGGGGATATTGGCGCTAGTTTTAGCTGGATTTTTGGGAAGTTGGTTATTAGTAACGGTTAGTATTAGTTTAGTTATTGGTACGGCTTATTCTTTAACGCCAATTCGCTTAAAAAGATTTCCTTTTTGGGCAGCATTATGTATTTTTACCGTGCGAGGGGTAATCGTAAATTTAGGACTTTTTTTGCATTTTAGAAAAACTTTACAAGGTCAAGAATCGATTCTTCCTTCTGTGTGGGTATTGACGTTATTTATTTTGGTATTTACCGTAGCGATCGCAATCTTTAAAGATGTCCCAGACATGGAAGGAGATAAGCAATATAATATCACGACTTTTACATTACTTTTGGGCAAGCAAGCCGTATTTAACCTCGCTCGTTGGGTAATTACCCTATGTTATTTGGGAACGATCCTAGCTGGAATTGGACGAATTCCGGGCGTAAATTCAGGGTTTCTCGTTCTTAGTCATGGAGGCTTGTTAATATTGCTGTGGTGGCGGAGTTGGGAGGTAGACTTGGAAAATAAAAACGCGATCGCGCAATTTTATCAATTTATTTGGAAGCTATTTTTCCTGGAATACTTATTCTTTCCTGCTGCTTGTATTCTGCAATGA
- a CDS encoding phycobiliprotein lyase, with translation MTSVPLDRLSLELSVVEFFGQSAGRWKSQRRYYTLKQDVEPQEVVSLLTIRFLDRGAPELIELAQLHELKDETSLICGTEVTWESNYTRTVRKPSVGSTIFGVKGNILYRDRGFATTEPVIATYSFVNPKTLCLRTEYSGSVFEEEIKLIGNNYRTRQTIISRSGQELTIGQYLEKRIA, from the coding sequence ATGACATCCGTGCCGCTCGATCGATTATCCTTAGAATTATCAGTCGTTGAGTTTTTTGGGCAATCTGCTGGGAGATGGAAATCCCAACGACGGTACTACACTCTTAAGCAGGATGTCGAACCTCAAGAAGTCGTCAGTCTTCTAACCATTCGGTTTTTAGATCGAGGAGCGCCCGAACTGATCGAATTGGCGCAATTGCACGAACTAAAAGATGAAACCTCTCTGATTTGCGGAACCGAGGTAACTTGGGAAAGCAATTACACCAGAACCGTTCGCAAGCCATCGGTTGGGTCTACTATCTTCGGCGTAAAAGGAAATATTTTGTATCGCGATCGCGGTTTTGCCACTACCGAACCCGTCATCGCTACCTATTCTTTTGTCAATCCCAAAACGCTGTGCTTGAGAACTGAATATAGCGGATCTGTCTTCGAGGAAGAGATAAAGCTGATTGGCAATAATTACAGAACTCGACAGACAATTATTTCGCGCTCCGGACAAGAACTCACCATCGGTCAATATCTGGAGAAACGAATCGCTTAA
- a CDS encoding phycobilisome protein has product MLDAFSRAVINADSKTACIGGEELASLRSFIAQGNKRLDAVNAIASNASCCVSDAIAGMICENTGLIQAGGNCYPNRRMAACLRDGEIILRYVTYALLAGDASVLDDRCLNGLKETYVALGVPLQSAARAVSIMKAICVAHINNTNKMYEGTSKFRKMDTPQGDCSALSAECASYFDRVIAALS; this is encoded by the coding sequence ATGCTTGACGCTTTTTCCAGAGCAGTAATTAATGCTGATAGCAAAACCGCTTGTATTGGTGGCGAAGAATTAGCTTCTCTCAGAAGTTTTATTGCACAGGGGAACAAACGCCTAGATGCAGTCAACGCGATCGCCAGCAATGCAAGCTGTTGCGTTTCTGATGCTATTGCTGGGATGATTTGCGAAAACACCGGACTAATTCAAGCGGGTGGAAACTGCTATCCCAACCGTCGCATGGCTGCTTGCTTACGCGATGGAGAGATCATCCTCCGCTACGTGACCTACGCCTTGCTAGCTGGCGATGCTTCCGTACTCGACGATCGCTGCTTGAATGGTCTCAAAGAGACCTATGTGGCTTTAGGCGTACCTCTCCAGTCCGCCGCTCGCGCTGTTTCCATTATGAAGGCAATTTGCGTCGCTCACATCAACAACACCAATAAAATGTACGAAGGAACGAGTAAGTTCCGCAAGATGGACACCCCTCAAGGCGATTGCTCCGCTCTATCTGCCGAGTGCGCTAGCTACTTCGATCGCGTTATAGCTGCCCTGAGCTAA